GTATTATCGGGCGATAATGAAACGGAAAAAGAAAATTTGCAAAAAATGTTTGGAACTGATGCTGCTATATATTTTCACCAGTCGCCAGTTGATAAATTAAACTATATAAAAAAATTGCAGCAAGAACATAAAAACGTATTGATGGTGGGCGATGGCCTTAACGATGCTGGAGCCTTGTTAAAAAGCGATTTAGGAATTGCTGTAAGTGATAATGCTGCGAGGTTCACCCCTGCTTGCGATGCAATAATTGATGGCGAACAAGTTACTCAAATTGCTCAATTTCTTCGCTATTGCCAACAGGGAAAAAATATAGTGACGGCAAGTTTTGTCTTATCCATATTATATAATATTGTTGGTTTATCTTTTGCCGTTTCGGCAAACCTATCGCCCATGGTAGCAGCTATATTGATGCCTGCAAGCAGTATTAGCATTGTGCTGCTTGTTACCCTAGCCTCCAATTGGCATGCACGAAAGCTATCCGTTCAAAAAATAAACTGATACTTATCACTTTCATATTTGATTGCTGTCATTTAACCTTTTTATGACTATATATAATTTTGCTGTATAGTTCGGCAGTATATAACACAACATTTAACCATTAACCTCCTGAGCATAGCCGAAGGAAACCATTAACCATGAGTGCAATTTTTATATTATTAGGTATCAGTATCGTGGTGGCAGCTAGTTTCTTAATTGCATTCTTATGGAGCGTAAAAACAGGGCAATACGACGATGATTATACACCTTCTGTCAGAATATTGTTCGATGATATACCTCCAACAAAAATTGAAACAGAACCGACTATTTCAGAATAAATATCACAACTATTATATCATATTTCAAATAATACATATATGCAGATAGAGAAATTTCAATACGACAATCAGATTGTAAAAAACTTTATCTATGCCACTATCATATGGGGCGTAGTAGGTATGTTGGCCGGGCTTTGGGTCTCGCTGCAATTAGTTTTCCCGAGCTTGAACATTACCCAATATGGATCATTTGGCCGACTAAGACCACTGCATACCAATGCGGTAATTTTTGCATTTGTGGGCAATGGTATTTTTATGGGAGTATATTATTCTCTGCAACGATTATGTAAAGCCCGAATGTATAGTGATGTATTAAGTAAAATACATTTTTGGGGCTGGCAACTTATTATAGTAGCTGCGGCAATCTCTTTACCAATGGGAATGACCTCAGGAAAAGAATATGCTGAACTAGAATGGCCAATAGATATTGCCATTGCATTAATATGGGTCGTATTTGGTTGGAATATGTTTGCTACAATATTAAAACGCAGAGAAAAACATTTATATGTGGCAATCTGGTTTTATATTGCTACTTTTATTACAGTAGCTGTATTGCATATTGTAAATTCTTTTGAACTTCCTATCAGTATTTTCAAAAGTTATAGTTGGTATGCCGGTGTTCAAGATGCCTTGGTGCAGTGGTGGTACGGCCATAATGCCGTTGCATTCTTTTTAACAACTCCTTACTTGGGTTTAATGTACTATTATATGCCCAAAGCAGCCAATCGCCCTGTATTCTCTTATAAACTTTCTATTATACATTTTTGGGCTTTAATATTCTTATATATATGGGCTGGTCCTCACCATTTATTATATACAGCGTTACCAAATTGGGTGCAATCAATTGGAATTGTATTTTCATTTATGCTTATTTTCCCAAGTTGGGGAGGTATGATAAATGGACTATTAACTCTTCGGGGAGCATGGGACAGGGTAAGGGATGACGTAATTCTCAAATTCTTTGTTGTTGCTGTAACATGCTATGGTATGGCCACTTTTGAAGGGCCTATGCTATCATTAAAAAATGTAAATGCCGTAGCCCATTTTACGGATTGGATTGTCGCTCACGTTCACGTGGGGGCTTTGGGTTGGAATGGTATGCTTACTTTTGGTATTATATATTGGTTAATACCTAGAATTTTTAGAACAGAATTATATTCAAAAAGAATGGCAAGCCAACATTTTTGGTTAGGAACCTTGGGTATTATATTCTATGCAATTCCTATGTACTGGGCAGGTTTTATGCAAAGTAGCATGTGGAAACAATTCACCGATGCAGGGCAGTTAAAATATTCATTCCTCGAAACTACAATTAATATGCGTCCATTTTATGCGATGCGTTCCGTAGGTGGATTACTATTTATTATAGGTGTGATACTAATGGTATATAATATATATAAAACGGTGAAAGCTGGTAAACTACTAGCAAATGAAGATGCAGAAGCTCCTGCGTTAGAAAAAAATTATGTGAAACATGCGGGCGAACATTGGCACAGAGCCATTGAGCGACGCCCTGTGAAACTTATGATATTTAGTTTGATTGTGATTTTAATCGGAGGTGCTATTGAAATGATTCCAACATTTATGATCAAATCTAATATACCTACCATATCAAGTGTGAAACCATATACACCACTCGAACTGGAAGGACGTGATTTATATGTTCGTGAAGGATGTTATACTTGTCACTCACAAATGATTCGCCCTTTCCGAAGTGAAACTGAACGGTATGGTGAATATTCAAAAGCTGGTGAATTTGTATATGACCATCCGTTCCAATGGGGCAGTAAACGCACGGGGCCAGACCTTGCACGAGAAGGCACAGGCAATTTGAAAAAAACAAATGGATGGCATTTTCGACATTTCAGAGAACCATCGTCAATAAGCCCTGGCAGTGTGATGCCAGCATATCCCTTCCTACTCGAACAACAATTGGATGTATCTACCTTAAGTAATAAGATTAGAGCTATGCAAACCTTAGGTGTACCTTATCCCCCAGGATATGAAAATGAAGCTTTGGGTGATTTGAATAAACAAGCAAATGAAATAGTTCAAAGTTTAAAATCTGATAGTATACAAGTTGCACCAAACAAAGAAGTGATTGCACTGATAGCTTATATACAAAGATTAGGGAAAGATATTTCGGCTTCTAAAACTATTAATACTAATAAATAATTATCATGTTCAAATTTATCAAACAATACGCAGAATCAATATCAGGCATAGATATTTATCCAATAATTTCTTTGTCAATTTTCCTCATATTTTTCATAGTGCTATTAGTATATGTTTTCAAAATGGATAAGCAAAGGGTTGCCGAGATTTCAAGTTTACCGCTAGATAATGAAGCTCCTGATCAGTCAAAAAATTAATACATCATTCTATGAAATTGATTCAAGTTATTAGTAAAATATTCGCTCCAATGTTTACATTATTATTTTCATCAACCATCATGCATGCTCAAGAAATAAGTAAAAACAATATAACAAATGAAAATATTTTTAACGTGTTCCTATCTTCCACAGCCATGTTACTAGGTATTGCTATAGTAGTAATAGTGGGCGTTCTAATCACAATTACTATGGTAACAAATAGTAAAAAGGAATTAATACACCGCAATGCACAAATAAAAACTATACTTCTTATCATAGGGTTTGGTTTACTTTCCCAAAACACTTTTGCCCAAGACGCCGCTGTAGAAGTTGCCGAAACTCAAAGCAGTTCAGGAGTGTTTACAACCTTTATCCAATACTGGTTTATGGGATTAATCGTATTGTTTATGATAGTGATATTATTGCTTTTTGTAACACTAAAGAACCTGTCAAAAATATATAAACAAAAAGCTCCCGAAGTCCAAAAAATAGGTTCATTGCCCAAATGGTGGCACAATTTAGATAAAAAAATATTTACCAAAGCTATACCTGTTGAGCACGAAGCTGATTTTCTCCTAGACCACGACTATGATGGAATTAAAGAGTTAGATAATGCTCTACCACCTTGGTGGAAATATGGTTTTTATATAACCATCGTTGTTGCTTTTGTTTATATGTATAATTATCATGGTGGCGGAGACGGAAAAAACCCGTTAGAAGAATATGAAACTGAGATTGAAAAAGCAAAAGCTGATCAA
The genomic region above belongs to Bacteroidota bacterium and contains:
- the ccoS gene encoding cbb3-type cytochrome oxidase assembly protein CcoS, which encodes MSAIFILLGISIVVAASFLIAFLWSVKTGQYDDDYTPSVRILFDDIPPTKIETEPTISE
- the ccoN gene encoding cytochrome-c oxidase, cbb3-type subunit I codes for the protein MQIEKFQYDNQIVKNFIYATIIWGVVGMLAGLWVSLQLVFPSLNITQYGSFGRLRPLHTNAVIFAFVGNGIFMGVYYSLQRLCKARMYSDVLSKIHFWGWQLIIVAAAISLPMGMTSGKEYAELEWPIDIAIALIWVVFGWNMFATILKRREKHLYVAIWFYIATFITVAVLHIVNSFELPISIFKSYSWYAGVQDALVQWWYGHNAVAFFLTTPYLGLMYYYMPKAANRPVFSYKLSIIHFWALIFLYIWAGPHHLLYTALPNWVQSIGIVFSFMLIFPSWGGMINGLLTLRGAWDRVRDDVILKFFVVAVTCYGMATFEGPMLSLKNVNAVAHFTDWIVAHVHVGALGWNGMLTFGIIYWLIPRIFRTELYSKRMASQHFWLGTLGIIFYAIPMYWAGFMQSSMWKQFTDAGQLKYSFLETTINMRPFYAMRSVGGLLFIIGVILMVYNIYKTVKAGKLLANEDAEAPALEKNYVKHAGEHWHRAIERRPVKLMIFSLIVILIGGAIEMIPTFMIKSNIPTISSVKPYTPLELEGRDLYVREGCYTCHSQMIRPFRSETERYGEYSKAGEFVYDHPFQWGSKRTGPDLAREGTGNLKKTNGWHFRHFREPSSISPGSVMPAYPFLLEQQLDVSTLSNKIRAMQTLGVPYPPGYENEALGDLNKQANEIVQSLKSDSIQVAPNKEVIALIAYIQRLGKDISASKTINTNK
- a CDS encoding cbb3-type cytochrome c oxidase N-terminal domain-containing protein, giving the protein MKLIQVISKIFAPMFTLLFSSTIMHAQEISKNNITNENIFNVFLSSTAMLLGIAIVVIVGVLITITMVTNSKKELIHRNAQIKTILLIIGFGLLSQNTFAQDAAVEVAETQSSSGVFTTFIQYWFMGLIVLFMIVILLLFVTLKNLSKIYKQKAPEVQKIGSLPKWWHNLDKKIFTKAIPVEHEADFLLDHDYDGIKELDNALPPWWKYGFYITIVVAFVYMYNYHGGGDGKNPLEEYETEIEKAKADQEIFESKNKDKIDETNVPMADVSGLEKGKEIFTTACFACHGKLGEGGAGPNLTDDYWIHKGSLNDIYLSIKNGFPDKGMQAWSIKYNPKEMSYLASYIKTLKGTKPANGKAPQGDLYTEGENTASTTDSTKNNSTVKLK